The genomic interval GCCATCGCCGAACTGCTCGACAGCAGCGGGGAGCCATGCCCCGTCACGTCGCTCGCCACGCTCCAGGCGCTGGTGTGGCCGGGAATCTGGCCGGCAGATCAGGCCACCGGAGCACGCAAACCATGAACGCCACAGGAGGAACACCTTTGCAACGAGTATGCGCGACAGCCACACCGCCATGGCCTTGCAGCAGGCGGCCGTCGAAGTGGACCTCGCTACGCCCGCAGCGCCTTTTCGACGGCTTCGGGAGCCTCAGCGGCGACCTTCAGCAAGGCTCGGGCCGGCCCTTCGGGTCGACGCCGCCCTTGTTCCCAGTTCCGAAGCGTGGCCACGCTGACTCCGATCATGAGAGCGAACTCGGATTGCGACCGCTGCAATCTCTCCCGCACTGCCTTGATGTCAACGGGCCCGAACTCGAAGAAGCGTGAGGGCGGCCGGCTGCCACGCTTGATGTCGCCTGCTTCCTTGATGCTTGTGACCAGTTCGCTGAAATCGTTTTCCTTCATGTCAACTCCTCTCGG from Spirochaetaceae bacterium carries:
- the nadS gene encoding NadS family protein, which produces MKENDFSELVTSIKEAGDIKRGSRPPSRFFEFGPVDIKAVRERLQRSQSEFALMIGVSVATLRNWEQGRRRPEGPARALLKVAAEAPEAVEKALRA